The Listeria monocytogenes genome window below encodes:
- the cysK gene encoding cysteine synthase A has translation MTIANSITDLIGKTPIVKLNRLPEAGSADVYVKLEFQNPGGSVKDRIANAMIESAEKSGALKPGDTIIEPTSGNTGIGLAMVAAAKGYQAIFVMPETMSLERRKLLQAYGAKLVLTPGPDGMKGAIAKAEELAKENNYFVPQQFHNPANPAVHEETTGPEIVEAFGKDGLDAFIAGVGTGGTVTGVGHVLKKNYPDVKIYALEPEESPVLSGGSPSPHKIQGIGAGFVPDTLDTKVYDGILKVSSEDALETAREVAKKEGILVGISSGATVKAALDLAKELGAGKKVLAIVASNGERYLSTPLYNFED, from the coding sequence ATGACAATTGCAAATTCAATCACTGATTTAATTGGAAAGACACCTATTGTGAAACTTAATCGTTTACCAGAAGCAGGAAGCGCTGATGTATACGTAAAATTAGAATTCCAAAATCCAGGTGGCAGCGTAAAAGACCGTATTGCTAACGCTATGATCGAAAGCGCTGAAAAATCTGGTGCATTAAAACCAGGCGACACAATTATTGAGCCAACTAGTGGGAATACTGGTATCGGCCTAGCAATGGTAGCAGCAGCAAAAGGCTACCAAGCAATCTTCGTAATGCCGGAAACAATGAGCTTAGAACGTCGCAAATTACTTCAAGCTTACGGTGCAAAATTAGTTTTAACACCGGGACCAGACGGCATGAAAGGCGCAATTGCTAAAGCGGAAGAACTTGCAAAAGAAAATAACTATTTTGTTCCACAACAATTCCACAACCCAGCAAACCCAGCTGTCCATGAAGAAACAACTGGACCAGAAATCGTTGAAGCTTTCGGTAAAGATGGCTTAGATGCTTTCATCGCAGGAGTTGGAACAGGCGGAACAGTAACTGGTGTAGGACATGTACTGAAAAAGAACTATCCAGATGTTAAAATCTATGCTCTTGAGCCAGAAGAATCCCCAGTACTTAGCGGAGGTTCTCCATCACCTCATAAAATCCAAGGTATCGGCGCTGGCTTCGTACCAGACACATTAGATACAAAAGTTTATGATGGTATTTTAAAAGTTTCAAGTGAAGATGCGTTAGAAACAGCACGCGAAGTAGCGAAAAAAGAAGGTATCTTAGTAGGTATTTCTTCTGGCGCAACTGTTAAAGCAGCTCTAGACCTTGCAAAAGAACTTGGTGCAGGCAAAAAAGTACTTGCAATCGTTGCAAGTAATGGTGAACGCTATTTAAGTACACCACTTTATAATTTTGAAGATTAA
- the hslO gene encoding Hsp33 family molecular chaperone HslO: protein MNDYLVKALAYDGMARVYAAVTTETIKEAQRRHDTWSVSSAALGRTMTGTLFLGAMQKEDQKITVKIEGDGPIGPIVADSNAQGQIRGYVTNPHVHFSELNEVGKLDVCRGVGTSGMLSVVKDLGFGENFTGQTPIVSGEIGEDFTYYLATSEQINSSVGVGVLVNPDDTIEAAGGFMLQLLPGATDEIIDEIEKNLTALPTVSRMIEAGETPESILAKLAGGEDKLQILEKIPVSFECNCSKERFGSVIISLGKEEIRSMIEEDHGAEAECHFCRNTYDFSEEELEKLYEEAK, encoded by the coding sequence ATGAATGATTATTTAGTTAAAGCGTTAGCCTACGATGGCATGGCGCGTGTATATGCAGCAGTAACAACTGAAACAATCAAAGAAGCTCAAAGAAGACATGATACATGGTCCGTCTCATCCGCCGCACTTGGTAGAACGATGACAGGAACACTTTTCCTTGGAGCGATGCAAAAAGAAGACCAAAAAATAACTGTAAAAATCGAAGGCGACGGTCCAATCGGTCCAATCGTAGCTGATAGTAATGCGCAAGGTCAAATCAGAGGATACGTAACAAATCCACACGTTCATTTCAGTGAACTAAATGAAGTTGGAAAACTAGACGTCTGCCGCGGTGTTGGAACATCCGGAATGCTTTCAGTTGTAAAAGATTTAGGCTTTGGTGAAAATTTCACCGGACAAACACCAATTGTTTCAGGCGAAATTGGCGAAGATTTTACGTATTACCTAGCGACATCTGAACAAATCAATTCCTCTGTTGGTGTAGGGGTGCTTGTTAACCCAGATGATACAATCGAAGCAGCTGGTGGATTCATGTTGCAGCTACTTCCTGGTGCGACAGATGAAATCATTGATGAAATCGAAAAAAATCTGACGGCTCTACCAACAGTTTCTAGAATGATTGAAGCGGGCGAAACTCCTGAATCTATTCTAGCTAAACTTGCAGGTGGCGAAGATAAACTACAAATCTTAGAAAAAATTCCCGTTTCCTTTGAATGTAACTGCTCCAAAGAACGTTTTGGTAGTGTAATAATTTCACTTGGAAAAGAAGAAATTCGTTCGATGATAGAAGAGGATCACGGCGCAGAAGCAGAATGTCATTTTTGCCGTAACACCTATGATTTCTCAGAAGAAGAATTAGAAAAACTATACGAAGAAGCAAAATAA
- the ftsH gene encoding ATP-dependent zinc metalloprotease FtsH, whose translation MNRFFRNAIFYVIIFLVIIGIVASFNSNKEAAKDISYSEFVSKLEDGKVKSVSIQPDRSVYTIEGEFKSSDKSSDDKKTGLGQSKTSSTAFTTYALNSDTSLGDLQKTLDKEDVKTTIVPAKQNSGWVTFLTSIVPFVIIFILFFFLMSQSQGGGGGKVMSFGKSKAKLYNDDKKKVRFTDVAGADEEKQELVEVVEFLKDPRKFADLGARIPKGVLLVGPPGTGKTLLARAVAGEAGVPFFSISGSDFVEMFVGVGASRVRDLFENAKKNAPCIIFIDEIDAVGRQRGAGMGGGHDEREQTLNQLLVEMDGFGGNEGIIIIAATNRADVLDPALLRPGRFDRQIMVDRPDVKGREAVLRVHARNKPLAKSVDLKAIAQRTPGFSGADLENLLNEAALVAARSDKKEIDMSDLDEASDRVIAGPAKKNRVISEKERRTVAYHEGGHVIVGMVLDEAEVVHKVTIVPRGQAGGYAVMLPKEDRFLMTKAELMDRITGLLGGRVAEEVTFGEVTTGASNDFERATELARRMVTEWGMSDKIGPLQFTSGNGQVFMGRDFGSDKGYSDKIAYEIDTEVQSLIRYCYDRAKTIITEHQEQHKLIAETLLKVETLDARQIRSLFDDGVMPPDIDTIDVEAEYPSEKDEEPVGKSFEEEKEDLKEEKVEETKEEPKEVTSEDAPNIEQTPNDKKDE comes from the coding sequence ATGAACAGGTTTTTTAGAAATGCGATATTTTATGTCATAATATTCCTTGTTATTATCGGGATTGTTGCTTCATTTAACTCAAACAAAGAGGCAGCCAAAGATATTAGCTATTCAGAATTTGTGAGTAAGTTAGAAGATGGTAAAGTTAAATCCGTATCAATACAGCCTGACCGTAGTGTTTATACAATCGAAGGTGAGTTTAAATCAAGCGATAAAAGCTCCGACGACAAAAAAACCGGTCTTGGCCAAAGTAAAACAAGCAGCACTGCTTTCACAACATACGCTTTAAACAGCGATACTTCACTAGGCGATTTGCAAAAAACGCTTGATAAAGAAGACGTGAAAACAACAATAGTACCTGCCAAACAAAACAGCGGTTGGGTTACATTCCTAACTTCTATTGTACCTTTTGTAATTATCTTCATCCTCTTCTTCTTCCTAATGAGCCAGTCTCAAGGTGGCGGTGGCGGTAAAGTAATGAGCTTTGGTAAAAGCAAAGCCAAACTTTACAACGACGACAAGAAGAAAGTTCGCTTCACAGATGTAGCTGGAGCAGACGAGGAAAAACAAGAACTTGTTGAAGTAGTAGAATTCCTAAAAGATCCGCGCAAATTTGCGGACCTTGGCGCACGTATTCCGAAAGGTGTCCTTTTAGTGGGGCCTCCGGGTACTGGTAAAACCTTGCTAGCTCGTGCAGTTGCCGGTGAAGCAGGCGTGCCATTCTTCTCTATCTCGGGTTCAGACTTTGTAGAAATGTTTGTCGGTGTCGGTGCAAGCCGTGTCCGTGACTTATTCGAAAATGCGAAGAAAAATGCACCATGTATCATTTTCATTGATGAAATTGATGCAGTTGGTCGTCAACGTGGAGCAGGAATGGGCGGCGGTCATGATGAACGTGAACAAACCCTAAACCAATTACTAGTTGAAATGGATGGTTTTGGCGGCAATGAAGGTATCATCATTATTGCAGCAACTAACCGTGCAGACGTACTTGACCCAGCACTTCTTCGTCCAGGCCGTTTTGACCGTCAAATTATGGTTGATCGTCCAGACGTAAAAGGCCGTGAAGCAGTACTTCGCGTTCATGCTCGTAACAAACCACTTGCTAAAAGTGTTGATTTAAAAGCAATCGCTCAACGTACACCGGGATTCTCTGGTGCCGATTTAGAAAACTTACTGAATGAAGCTGCACTTGTTGCCGCACGTTCCGATAAGAAAGAAATAGATATGAGTGACCTCGATGAAGCTAGTGACCGCGTAATTGCTGGACCGGCTAAGAAAAATCGAGTTATCTCTGAAAAAGAACGCCGCACAGTCGCGTATCATGAAGGTGGTCACGTTATCGTCGGAATGGTACTTGATGAAGCGGAAGTTGTGCATAAAGTTACCATTGTTCCTCGTGGACAAGCTGGTGGTTATGCCGTAATGTTACCAAAAGAAGATCGCTTCCTTATGACAAAAGCTGAGTTAATGGACCGTATCACAGGTTTGCTTGGTGGACGCGTAGCCGAAGAAGTTACTTTTGGTGAAGTAACAACTGGTGCAAGTAATGACTTTGAACGTGCAACCGAACTTGCTCGCCGCATGGTAACTGAATGGGGTATGAGTGACAAGATTGGCCCACTTCAATTCACTTCTGGTAACGGTCAAGTATTTATGGGCCGCGATTTCGGCAGCGACAAAGGTTATTCCGATAAAATCGCTTACGAAATTGACACAGAAGTTCAAAGCTTAATCCGCTACTGTTATGACCGCGCTAAAACAATCATTACAGAACACCAAGAGCAACATAAACTTATCGCGGAAACATTACTAAAAGTAGAAACATTAGATGCTCGCCAAATTCGTTCTCTATTTGATGACGGTGTAATGCCTCCAGATATCGATACGATTGACGTAGAAGCAGAATATCCTTCCGAAAAAGACGAAGAGCCAGTAGGTAAATCTTTTGAAGAAGAAAAAGAAGACTTGAAAGAAGAAAAAGTCGAAGAAACAAAAGAAGAGCCAAAAGAAGTGACTTCGGAAGATGCTCCAAACATTGAGCAAACACCAAACGATAAAAAAGACGAATAA
- a CDS encoding type III pantothenate kinase codes for MILVIDVGNTNCTVGVYEKQKLLKHWRMTTDRHRTSDELGMTVLNFFSYANLTPSDIQGIIISSVVPPIMHAMETMCVRYFNIRPLIVGPGIKTGLNLKVDNPREIGSDRIVNAVAASEEYGTPVIVVDFGTATTFCYIDESGVYQGGAIAPGIMISTEALYNRAAKLPRVDIAESNQIIGKSTVASMQAGIFYGFVGQCEGIIAEMKKQSNASPVVVATGGLARMITEKSSAVDILDPFLTLKGLELLYRRNKPTTEK; via the coding sequence ATGATACTTGTAATTGACGTTGGAAATACTAACTGTACTGTCGGAGTTTATGAAAAACAAAAACTTCTAAAACATTGGCGCATGACAACAGATCGTCACCGTACATCCGATGAATTAGGAATGACAGTCTTGAACTTTTTTTCTTATGCGAATTTAACTCCTTCTGATATTCAAGGAATTATTATTTCGTCCGTTGTTCCACCAATTATGCACGCAATGGAAACAATGTGTGTACGCTATTTTAATATCCGACCACTAATCGTTGGTCCAGGAATAAAAACTGGCTTAAATCTCAAAGTCGATAATCCTCGCGAAATCGGATCTGACCGAATTGTAAACGCCGTAGCAGCGTCAGAAGAATACGGTACACCGGTTATCGTAGTTGATTTTGGCACAGCGACTACATTTTGCTATATCGATGAATCAGGCGTGTACCAAGGTGGCGCTATTGCCCCAGGAATTATGATTTCGACCGAAGCCCTATACAACCGCGCTGCTAAACTTCCGCGCGTAGATATTGCTGAATCAAATCAAATCATCGGCAAATCTACCGTGGCCTCCATGCAAGCGGGCATCTTTTATGGCTTCGTCGGCCAGTGCGAAGGGATTATTGCAGAAATGAAAAAACAATCCAACGCAAGCCCAGTAGTAGTTGCAACAGGCGGGCTCGCTCGGATGATAACAGAAAAATCTTCCGCAGTAGACATTTTAGATCCATTTTTAACATTAAAAGGTCTAGAACTTCTATATAGAAGAAACAAACCAACTACAGAAAAATAA